The Aspergillus luchuensis IFO 4308 DNA, chromosome 4, nearly complete sequence DNA window TGCCGGATTTTTTGAGAACCTGGAGGGTTTCGAGTTGACCAAGGTCCCCATTCCTGCAGGCTACCGGACGGGGCTTCCGACCGTGCAGACGCTCGAGAAGCTGGGCATCAAGGAACGGGATGCCTGCGTGGCTGTGGGTAAGATCCAGCACGTGCGCAGCCCGTACCTGGCCGACTGGGAGCACCTGCGGAGTCTGGTGCCACAGGAACAGTGGAAGGAGTGCAAGATGAGCATGCCATCTATCACTTGGCAGCACCAACATTTGCGCGCAGGGGCCGCCTTCACGGCGTCTAGTCCGTACACGACCGACAAAGAGTACTTTGCAGACCTTGCAAGGGCCTTTGCACGGGAGTACCGGGTCCTTTACGACGCGGGATTGCGCTCCATTCAGGTTGACGATCCGGCCATGACATTCTTTGTCACGGACGAGATGCGATCGGGGTGTCTGGCGGATGGGATTGACCCGGATGAACTGCTGGACTTGTATATTTGGGCGCACAACGAAAGTCTCCGGGGCCGACCCGCAGATCTTCATGTCGGAGTGCACCTCTGTCGAGGCAATATGCCCGGGTCAACGCACGTACTCAGCGGGTCGTATGAGCGGATTGCGCGACGCATGTTTACTAAGCTCGACTACGACACGTTCTACCTGGAGTATGACACGGAGCGCGCAGGAGACTTCCAGCCGCTGCGGCATTTGCCGGTGGGCAAGAACGTGGTGCTGGGAGTGGTGTCGACGAAGGCACCGGAATTGGAGACGGTAGAGGAGCTGCAGGCGCGAGTGTATGAAGCGGCGGATGTGATTGCACAGGGGCAAGGCCGGAGTCGGCAAGAGGTGCTCGATAGCTCGCTTGGAGTGAGTCCGCAGTGTGGTTTCTCGAGTGTGAGCTATGGTCGGGGAATAGGAATGACGGAAGAGCACATGTGGGAGAAGTTGCAGTTGGTGCAGAAAGTGGCCGAGCGGGTGTGGCAGTAATCTGGGATAGTGTGTATGCACTTCACTATATTCAAATGTACCGGATACGGATACTATTTAGTGTTGAAGACTGCGTGGCCGTCAGGCACAGCAGATTACATGACCCACAATTGCTGTCAAGTACCATGGCATGCTGACCTGCACGTGGCTGAATTGTTGGGTTCCGGATATCCGTGATGATCCTTAACCAATTTATTCTTTTGCATAAATGCGGGATTTTGGGTGGATGAACTCCCGCACGGCAACTCTTTCCAGCCGAGCTTGAACTGAATCTGACCAGTCAGTCTGCCGTCTATTAATTTGACTCGAGTCTATATAGCTGGGGCCCGGCACGAGCTCCTTATCCatttactagtagtagtactaatagtacctctccctcacttTACCCGCCAATCAagccttcccttcccaccatgCACTTCCCCCTGGCAGCCCTGACTCTGTTTCCCCTCGCCACCCACGCCATTaacatcctctcctccaacgacGATGGCTGGGCCGAGCTCAACATTCGCACTTTGTACGATGCGCTCACTGCCGCCGACCACTCGGTGGTAATATCCGCTCCTGCAGAGAACGAAAGCGGATCTGGTACTTTCTATACCTAACACCTTGCCTTACCATCACTTCAACGAATTAAAAAGCTGATTCATACAGGTTCCAACGACGCAACACCCACTCCCCTAACCTCTCCCTGCGAATTTGACTCCTGTCCCAGCGGCAGTCCCGCCGTCGGCCATAATGCCACCCAACCACGCTTCAACTACGTCAACAGCTACCCAGCGACCTCCATGAAATATGGtctcaacaacctctcctccacctactTCTCCGGTGCTCCCGACCTTGCCGTCGCCGGTCCCAACGTAGGCGCTAACCTCGGCctcgccgtcttcttctccggcaCCGCTGGGGCAACTACCTACGCCGCCAACCAAGGCATTCCCGCGATTGCTTTCTCCGGCTACACTGGCTCCCAGATCGCCTGGAATGTGAGCAGCGTTCCCACGTACAGCACCGTATATGCGCAGCTGGCGACAAAGCTGGTAGATGAGTTGGTGGAGTCCGGAACGCCGTATTTGCCCACAGGCGTGTGGTTGAATGTGAACTTTGGGGCTGTGAGTGATGATAGTTGTACGAGTGCGGATGATTTCAGCTTTGTATTGTCGAGAATTTTTACGGCGATTCCATTGATCACGGCAGATGATGTGGAAACCTGTAATAGTACGAGGTTGCCCACCGAGTTGGACGTTATGCTGCACAGTGGATGCTGGGCGAGCGTGTCGGTGGGTATGGCGGGAGATAAGCTGGATGCGAACGCGACAGTGCAAGGCGTGGTATTGGAGAAGCTGGGGGGATTGTTGACTTGTTTGGATTAATTCCACTATTTCCAGAGGTGGATTGTAAATAGCACTACGTAGGACTTAGTATATAGTCAGTATAGTATAATAGGCAGAGTAGCATGTGCAGCCCTATATCCGCGTTTACGCCTGCAGGATGCGTGGTCCGAACACATGCCATTATTGGTTGAAAATACGCCCTCCGACATTCCGTGTCTATATGTTAATATGCGCCACTATTAATCTATTCGACTTGGTATTCCCCTCACTGCCCTGAAACCACACGTTCCTGCCGAACATTCTCCGTTCCAACATCCTCCGTGCCTGTCAGCATTATCACCCAGATACGCGCATCCAGCTGATCCTGCACAGGAATAGGCATAACCCCCGAGCAGCAACCACATGCTCGAGATACTCTCCCGTCTGCCTTCTCTATTGCCCCACCCGCTACCGTTCCTTCTCTGCAGATCTGAAGATACTTGCCTATAGTAGAGATGGACATAAAAGGAgctccccctcatcctttttcttcccctcattATACCATCATTCTCAAACAATCAAAGCAAGTCACAAATaagtgaaaaagaaaggtgaAAATTAGCACAATGTCCCTccgcaccctcctcctcgccgcatCCACCCTCTCTGCCacaacatcagcagcagcagtaacagcaagcaagcaccgTCTGCACGCGCGCGACTGGATCGCCAGCGATGAAATCGTCGGCTTCAACCAGACCGTCCCGGACAATTCCACCGGCGACCTCTACCTCGCCTACCAGCCCTACCTGAAGGTCGTGAACGGATGCGTCCCCTTCCCGGGTGTTGACGCCGAAGGTAATACCGAGTATGTCCACCCTCCCAGCTACCTACCAC harbors:
- a CDS encoding cobalamin-independent methionine synthase II family protein (COG:E;~EggNog:ENOG410PGGM;~InterPro:IPR002629,IPR038071;~PFAM:PF01717;~go_function: GO:0003871 - 5-methyltetrahydropteroyltriglutamate-homocysteine S-methyltransferase activity [Evidence IEA];~go_function: GO:0008270 - zinc ion binding [Evidence IEA];~go_process: GO:0009086 - methionine biosynthetic process [Evidence IEA]), whose amino-acid sequence is MAPTFRAEQIGSLMRPEELLAARNAAGLGHIYTRTNVPEDVQQVTKQAIAKVVEQQQAHKVRPIMTGEFERPIFYAGFFENLEGFELTKVPIPAGYRTGLPTVQTLEKLGIKERDACVAVGKIQHVRSPYLADWEHLRSLVPQEQWKECKMSMPSITWQHQHLRAGAAFTASSPYTTDKEYFADLARAFAREYRVLYDAGLRSIQVDDPAMTFFVTDEMRSGCLADGIDPDELLDLYIWAHNESLRGRPADLHVGVHLCRGNMPGSTHVLSGSYERIARRMFTKLDYDTFYLEYDTERAGDFQPLRHLPVGKNVVLGVVSTKAPELETVEELQARVYEAADVIAQGQGRSRQEVLDSSLGVSPQCGFSSVSYGRGIGMTEEHMWEKLQLVQKVAERVWQ
- a CDS encoding 5'/3'-nucleotidase SurE (COG:G;~EggNog:ENOG410PFT9;~InterPro:IPR002828,IPR036523;~PFAM:PF01975;~SECRETED:SignalP(1-17);~go_function: GO:0016787 - hydrolase activity [Evidence IEA]) yields the protein MHFPLAALTLFPLATHAINILSSNDDGWAELNIRTLYDALTAADHSVVISAPAENESGSGSNDATPTPLTSPCEFDSCPSGSPAVGHNATQPRFNYVNSYPATSMKYGLNNLSSTYFSGAPDLAVAGPNVGANLGLAVFFSGTAGATTYAANQGIPAIAFSGYTGSQIAWNVSSVPTYSTVYAQLATKLVDELVESGTPYLPTGVWLNVNFGAVSDDSCTSADDFSFVLSRIFTAIPLITADDVETCNSTRLPTELDVMLHSGCWASVSVGMAGDKLDANATVQGVVLEKLGGLLTCLD